A DNA window from Paenibacillus andongensis contains the following coding sequences:
- a CDS encoding sugar phosphate isomerase/epimerase family protein has translation MKLGVFMVLFGGKPFEEALDYIAAKGLDAVEIGTGGYPGTAHCNPSELLADAGKLKAFKHAVESRGLTISALSAHGNPLHPQKHIAKEFHDAIIQTIDLAERLEVPVVNTFSGCPGDHEDAKYPNWPVAPWPNDFQEILDWQWGNKVIPYWTETGKYASDRNIKIGLELHGGFSVHTPATLLRLREAAGEAIGANLDPSHMWWQGIDPVQAVQILGRAGAIHHFHAKDTSLDVNNVNRYGVTDMQSYANMLDRAWQFRSVGYGHDMKVWADIISALRLVGYDYVVSIEHEDGLMSVEEGFSKAVQNLQQVLIKEPLGEMWWV, from the coding sequence ATGAAGTTAGGCGTTTTTATGGTTCTGTTCGGTGGAAAACCTTTCGAGGAAGCGTTGGATTACATTGCTGCAAAAGGCTTAGATGCTGTTGAAATTGGTACAGGGGGCTATCCCGGTACAGCGCATTGCAACCCAAGCGAACTCCTCGCAGACGCAGGGAAACTAAAAGCATTTAAACATGCGGTGGAATCCCGCGGTTTGACAATCAGCGCCCTTAGTGCCCACGGTAACCCGCTGCACCCGCAAAAACACATTGCAAAAGAGTTTCACGATGCTATCATACAAACGATTGATCTTGCTGAACGCTTAGAGGTACCTGTGGTTAACACATTCTCTGGCTGCCCTGGAGACCATGAGGATGCGAAGTATCCGAACTGGCCGGTAGCGCCTTGGCCGAACGATTTCCAAGAAATTCTGGACTGGCAGTGGGGGAACAAAGTTATTCCTTACTGGACAGAAACAGGCAAGTACGCTTCCGACCGAAATATTAAAATCGGACTGGAGCTGCACGGTGGTTTCTCCGTACATACGCCAGCAACCCTCCTTCGTCTTCGTGAAGCTGCAGGTGAAGCAATTGGAGCAAATCTTGACCCGAGTCACATGTGGTGGCAAGGTATCGATCCTGTTCAAGCGGTTCAAATTCTTGGCCGTGCCGGCGCGATCCACCATTTCCACGCCAAAGATACATCCCTTGATGTGAACAATGTGAACCGTTATGGTGTAACAGATATGCAATCCTATGCCAACATGCTTGACCGCGCTTGGCAGTTCCGTTCCGTTGGTTACGGTCACGATATGAAAGTTTGGGCTGACATCATCAGTGCTCTGCGCCTTGTTGGTTATGACTATGTCGTGAGCATCGAGCATGAAGACGGTTTAATGTCCGTTGAAGAAGGATTCTCCAAAGCCGTGCAAAATCTCCAACAAGTGCTCATCAAGGAACCTCTTGGTGAAATGTGGTGGGTATAA
- a CDS encoding DUF2759 family protein: MLLAEAAATTSTYTSFDIYVLIFTVVIAIAFIRELINPKRNLFALGFAGVALFVFGFMDVVMIRGW, encoded by the coding sequence ATGTTATTAGCGGAAGCAGCAGCAACAACAAGTACGTATACAAGCTTTGATATTTACGTTTTAATCTTCACGGTGGTCATCGCCATTGCTTTCATCAGAGAGCTGATCAATCCTAAAAGAAATTTGTTTGCCCTAGGGTTTGCGGGGGTTGCCTTGTTCGTATTCGGCTTCATGGATGTTGTTATGATCAGAGGCTGGTAA
- a CDS encoding acyl carrier protein, with translation MSNEELVAQLEQHIRERYEIAEDDDDFDVDVHLFDYGFIDSIGATALIAHIEKTYSIQVTNQDLMLYSMNTVSEIADFISKKTAR, from the coding sequence ATGTCTAATGAAGAATTAGTAGCGCAGCTTGAACAGCATATTCGCGAGCGTTATGAAATTGCTGAGGATGACGATGATTTTGACGTTGATGTTCATCTGTTTGATTATGGGTTCATCGACTCCATAGGCGCCACAGCGCTCATCGCCCATATTGAGAAAACGTACAGCATCCAAGTGACGAATCAAGATTTAATGCTGTACTCCATGAACACGGTAAGCGAAATTGCCGATTTTATTTCCAAGAAGACTGCGAGGTAA
- a CDS encoding MBOAT family O-acyltransferase translates to MFYMHMNAIIAMIGMVAVLMLTRKWANNKRILMIIFSLCFLLLFSQKLLIFYAAFTVINYAGFVYLCRTTLWRKATFIFAIAANVVGVFLGVRLFVMDIFHNPLFDAIIYLGLIYNVLKVIDAYYFAYFFGKEGQVPVIDYANYLLFIPTFTSGPILKFRDFMADSKKPYNVDAALFEDSVKRIILGLFKKIVVVTWMTSVFDQVLKQDLHTHQSLFLLIWFYALIYFDFSGYSDMAIGFGRLMGYTMPENFKRPLLSPSMTQFWRNWHATLGDFFRDHIFMFFSRTAPSRWVASSLSVLIMVLIGLWHGFTWLYFFYGLYHGIILAIENMFKITTVNKKKVSKTYFYFRCFVTQALVTFSVIIYSSNYETVLRIYKGLLHFTG, encoded by the coding sequence ATGTTTTATATGCACATGAACGCAATTATTGCTATGATCGGCATGGTTGCTGTTCTGATGCTCACCCGCAAGTGGGCTAATAATAAACGCATTCTGATGATTATTTTCAGCCTATGCTTCCTGCTGCTCTTCAGCCAGAAGCTGCTTATTTTCTATGCCGCTTTTACGGTCATTAATTATGCCGGCTTTGTTTATCTATGTCGAACGACGTTATGGCGTAAAGCGACCTTTATTTTCGCGATTGCTGCTAATGTTGTCGGTGTGTTTCTCGGTGTCCGGCTTTTCGTCATGGACATTTTTCACAACCCATTGTTCGATGCTATCATCTATTTAGGCCTCATTTATAACGTTCTTAAAGTGATCGATGCTTATTATTTTGCTTATTTCTTCGGTAAAGAAGGCCAAGTTCCAGTTATTGATTACGCGAATTACCTGCTCTTCATTCCAACTTTTACATCAGGGCCGATTTTAAAATTCCGTGACTTCATGGCCGATAGCAAAAAGCCTTACAACGTAGATGCAGCGCTCTTCGAAGACAGTGTGAAACGAATCATTTTAGGATTGTTTAAGAAAATTGTTGTGGTCACTTGGATGACCAGCGTTTTCGATCAAGTGCTAAAGCAGGATCTGCACACCCATCAGTCGTTATTTCTATTGATCTGGTTCTATGCACTCATTTACTTCGATTTCTCCGGTTATTCCGATATGGCGATCGGCTTTGGACGATTGATGGGTTACACGATGCCTGAGAACTTCAAGCGTCCACTCCTCTCGCCTTCCATGACGCAGTTTTGGCGGAATTGGCATGCGACGCTAGGTGATTTTTTCCGTGATCATATTTTCATGTTCTTCTCCCGTACCGCCCCATCCCGCTGGGTAGCCTCCAGCTTGTCCGTTCTGATTATGGTCTTGATTGGTCTGTGGCATGGCTTTACGTGGCTTTATTTTTTCTACGGGCTCTATCATGGGATCATTCTTGCCATCGAAAATATGTTTAAAATCACTACCGTTAATAAAAAGAAAGTATCCAAAACCTATTTCTACTTCCGTTGTTTCGTGACACAAGCGTTGGTTACGTTCTCGGTTATTATCTACAGCTCCAATTATGAGACGGTCCTTCGGATCTATAAAGGCTTGCTTCATTTTACTGGATGA